The Amycolatopsis sp. DG1A-15b genome window below encodes:
- a CDS encoding (2Fe-2S)-binding protein: MPPEDPHTPGRPEADPPAAHSRRTFIAASAVGGAVAVAGPSLLGTEPAAAAADAPSSPVSLTVNGTRHTVTVDNRTSLLDLLREHFGLTGTKKGCDAGACGACTVLVDGRRVNGCLTLAVRLDGAQVTTIEGLAPHEDGPLHPLQQAFIDQDGFQCGYCTPGQIMSGVGCLEEGHTGSPEEIREWMSGNICRCGCYVKIVKAIQQAGS, translated from the coding sequence ATGCCCCCCGAAGATCCTCACACACCCGGCCGGCCCGAGGCGGACCCGCCGGCGGCCCACTCCCGGCGGACGTTCATCGCGGCGTCGGCGGTGGGGGGTGCCGTCGCCGTCGCCGGGCCGTCGCTGCTGGGCACCGAGCCCGCCGCGGCCGCCGCCGACGCGCCGAGCAGCCCGGTTTCCCTGACCGTCAACGGAACCCGGCACACCGTCACCGTCGACAACCGGACCTCGCTGCTGGACCTGCTGCGCGAGCACTTCGGGCTGACCGGCACGAAGAAGGGCTGCGACGCCGGTGCCTGCGGCGCGTGCACCGTCCTCGTCGACGGCCGGCGCGTCAACGGGTGCCTGACCTTGGCGGTCCGGCTCGACGGCGCGCAGGTGACCACCATCGAAGGGCTGGCGCCTCACGAAGACGGGCCGTTGCACCCGCTGCAGCAGGCGTTCATCGACCAGGACGGCTTCCAGTGCGGGTACTGCACCCCCGGCCAGATCATGTCCGGCGTCGGCTGCCTCGAGGAAGGCCACACCGGGTCGCCGGAAGAGATCCGGGAGTGGATGAGCGGCAACATCTGCCGCTGCGGCTGTTACGTCAAGATCGTCAAAGCCATCCAGCAGGCGGGGAGCTGA
- a CDS encoding TetR/AcrR family transcriptional regulator, translated as MSYSTDPRAARSREAILVAARELLASEGPGAVTHQRVSQEAGVGRATVYRHWPRSEQLLLDVMEGADLPLFKDPGKPVRPWLHRQLRQLADELMPPAVAGLSLAMMQSALWDAEMARRRDESTRTIQERIHAAVRSAVGGAELESDAEPADLVSMLVGPIVYRTAMQREVVPDGLIDRLLDGIGTWHP; from the coding sequence GTGAGTTACTCGACGGACCCGCGCGCGGCGCGTTCCCGGGAGGCGATCCTCGTCGCCGCCCGAGAGTTGCTGGCGAGCGAGGGGCCCGGCGCGGTCACGCACCAGCGCGTCTCCCAGGAGGCCGGCGTGGGCCGGGCCACCGTCTACCGGCACTGGCCGCGGTCCGAGCAGCTCTTGCTCGACGTGATGGAGGGCGCCGATCTGCCGTTGTTCAAGGACCCCGGAAAGCCGGTCCGGCCGTGGCTGCACCGGCAGCTCCGGCAGCTGGCCGACGAGCTGATGCCCCCGGCCGTGGCCGGTCTGTCGCTCGCCATGATGCAGTCGGCGCTCTGGGACGCGGAGATGGCACGCCGGCGTGACGAGTCGACCAGGACGATCCAGGAGCGGATCCACGCGGCGGTCCGGTCGGCCGTCGGCGGAGCGGAGCTGGAGTCGGACGCGGAGCCGGCGGATCTGGTGTCGATGCTGGTCGGACCGATCGTCTACCGCACGGCGATGCAGCGTGAGGTGGTCCCTGACGGGCTCATCGACCGGCTTCTCGACGGCATCGGAACCTGGCACCCCTGA
- a CDS encoding xanthine dehydrogenase family protein molybdopterin-binding subunit: protein MTQPRIAVGTPQSRVDGRLKVTGRALYAADHPADGVLYAAVVDSSIGRGRITGVDDRAARAHPGVQRVISHLNAPRLPYLDNPGSNNPAPNSRLRGFQDDRVRFFGQPVAVVVATSHEAAQQGARLVKVTYAAEQPRTDLATAPADPPSTYSRGDAETALNTAPVRLDLAYRTARNHHNPMEPHATIAQWNGDRLTVWDKTQWVVGGTQQELAAVFGIPQTSVRVISPFVGGAFGSGLRAWPHTTIAALAARETGRPVKLVLSRRQLYFGTGFRPAYSYRLRLGSDRIGRLAAMTHEIRGETSSYETFTEAMLAPGRMLYSTPNVRQAYATVPLDVNTPIWMRGPGYASAALVIESAMDELAHRLGIDPIELRKRNEPAADESTGQPFSTRRLRECYDVGAREFGWPRRNPEPRSTRDGDWLIGTGMAAAVYDTARAPAQAHVRLAADGTAVVQSATSDMGPGTYTSMPQVAADALGLTMDTVDFRLGDSLMPPTPPHGGSMTMASVGSAVQDGCDKVRRQAITLAVNDPRSPLRGVDPGDVIVRKGRMSVKNDPTRGETYRQLLARNGRDHLEAIGSWAPPEHDRFSMYGYGAVFAEVAVDARLGLIRLRRMLGVYDAGRIVNPKLADSQALGGMVGGIGAALLEHTVTDPRDGRIVNADLAGYLVPVNADIHDLRAIYLDGEDREADPLGVKGLAELVLVGVAPAIANAVFHATGRRVRDFPITAEAML, encoded by the coding sequence ATGACACAGCCCCGCATCGCCGTCGGCACCCCGCAGTCCCGGGTGGACGGACGGCTCAAGGTGACCGGGCGCGCGCTCTACGCCGCCGACCACCCGGCCGACGGCGTCCTCTACGCCGCCGTCGTCGACAGCAGCATCGGACGCGGCCGCATCACCGGCGTCGACGACCGCGCCGCCCGCGCCCACCCCGGCGTTCAGCGAGTCATCAGCCACCTCAACGCTCCTCGGCTGCCCTATCTGGACAATCCGGGCTCGAACAACCCGGCGCCGAACTCGCGGCTGCGGGGCTTCCAGGACGACCGGGTCCGGTTCTTCGGCCAGCCGGTCGCCGTCGTGGTCGCCACCAGCCACGAAGCCGCCCAGCAGGGCGCCCGCCTGGTGAAGGTCACCTACGCCGCCGAGCAGCCGCGCACCGACCTGGCCACCGCGCCCGCCGACCCGCCGTCGACCTACTCGCGCGGCGACGCCGAAACCGCGCTGAACACGGCGCCGGTCCGGCTGGACCTGGCCTACCGGACCGCCCGCAACCACCACAACCCCATGGAGCCGCACGCCACCATCGCCCAGTGGAACGGCGACCGGCTCACCGTGTGGGACAAGACCCAGTGGGTGGTGGGCGGCACGCAACAGGAACTCGCCGCCGTGTTCGGCATCCCCCAGACGTCGGTCCGGGTGATTTCGCCCTTCGTCGGCGGCGCCTTCGGCAGCGGTCTGCGGGCCTGGCCGCATACCACCATCGCCGCTTTGGCCGCTCGCGAAACGGGCCGCCCGGTCAAGCTCGTCCTCTCGCGCCGGCAGCTGTACTTCGGCACCGGCTTCCGGCCCGCGTACTCCTACCGGCTTCGGCTGGGCAGCGACCGCATCGGGCGGCTGGCCGCGATGACGCACGAGATCCGCGGCGAGACGTCCAGCTACGAGACGTTCACCGAAGCGATGCTGGCGCCGGGCCGGATGCTGTACTCCACGCCGAACGTCCGCCAGGCGTACGCGACCGTTCCGCTGGACGTCAACACCCCGATCTGGATGCGCGGCCCCGGCTACGCCTCCGCCGCCCTGGTCATCGAATCCGCGATGGACGAACTCGCGCACCGGCTCGGCATCGACCCCATCGAACTGCGCAAGCGCAACGAGCCGGCGGCCGATGAATCCACCGGGCAGCCGTTCTCCACCCGCCGGCTGCGCGAGTGCTACGACGTCGGCGCCCGGGAGTTCGGCTGGCCACGCCGCAACCCGGAGCCGCGCTCGACCCGCGACGGCGACTGGCTGATCGGCACCGGCATGGCCGCCGCGGTCTACGACACCGCCCGTGCCCCCGCCCAGGCCCACGTCCGCCTCGCCGCCGACGGCACCGCCGTCGTCCAGTCCGCGACCAGCGACATGGGCCCCGGCACCTACACCTCCATGCCCCAGGTCGCCGCCGACGCGCTCGGCCTGACCATGGACACCGTGGACTTCCGGCTCGGCGACTCCCTCATGCCGCCGACCCCGCCCCACGGCGGCTCGATGACCATGGCCAGCGTCGGCTCCGCCGTCCAGGACGGCTGCGACAAGGTCCGCCGGCAGGCGATCACCCTGGCCGTCAACGACCCGCGTTCTCCTCTGCGCGGCGTCGATCCCGGCGACGTGATCGTCCGAAAAGGACGAATGTCGGTGAAGAACGACCCCACGCGCGGGGAGACCTACCGGCAGCTGCTGGCCCGCAACGGTCGCGACCACCTCGAGGCCATCGGGTCCTGGGCCCCGCCGGAGCACGACCGGTTCTCGATGTACGGCTACGGCGCCGTGTTCGCCGAAGTCGCCGTCGACGCCCGCCTCGGCCTGATCCGCCTCCGCCGCATGCTCGGCGTCTACGACGCGGGCCGGATCGTCAACCCGAAGCTCGCCGACAGCCAGGCCCTCGGCGGCATGGTCGGGGGCATCGGCGCGGCCCTGCTGGAGCACACCGTCACCGACCCGCGCGACGGCCGCATCGTCAACGCCGACCTCGCCGGCTACCTCGTCCCCGTCAACGCCGACATCCACGACCTGCGCGCCATCTACCTCGACGGCGAAGACCGCGAAGCCGACCCTCTCGGCGTCAAAGGCCTGGCCGAACTGGTGCTGGTCGGAGTGGCCCCGGCGATCGCCAACGCCGTCTTCCACGCCACCGGCCGGCGCGTCCGCGACTTCCCCATCACCGCCGAGGCGATGCTGTGA
- a CDS encoding cytochrome P450 produces MPDSPHPTALITGRRAARCPFEPAAELTALREQPEWPVIPRHHPFFGQFDARAVARYDDVRAVFAHEHIGADMNADADAPRTLFNQPGFLLGYDGPGHLRLRRMLAGAFTVRRLQEMRPRIEKIVAEHLDAMQESGPVADLVQAYALPIPSLVICELLGVPYADRADFQHRSAVLLDATRTQQEQFANYAAMHAYMAELVARLRAEPGTGVLGEVIGKHGDEITDEELVGFGNLLLIAGHETTSTMIALGALALLQNPGQLAAVRDDEDVATSSIEELLRHLSPVTYLDRRATADVDVNGHRIATGEWLSLSVLAANHDPALVGGNAGLDVHRKPVPHLAFGFGAHQCLGQQLARIELKAALPALLRRFPELRLAVPSERIEFRTFSPIHGVTSLPVTW; encoded by the coding sequence GTGCCCGATTCCCCGCACCCCACCGCGTTGATCACCGGCCGCCGGGCGGCCCGCTGCCCCTTCGAACCCGCCGCCGAGCTGACCGCGCTGCGCGAGCAACCCGAGTGGCCCGTCATCCCCCGCCACCACCCGTTCTTCGGGCAGTTCGACGCCCGCGCCGTCGCCCGCTACGACGACGTTCGCGCCGTGTTCGCGCACGAACACATCGGCGCCGACATGAACGCCGACGCCGACGCGCCGCGCACCTTGTTCAACCAGCCCGGGTTCCTGCTCGGCTACGACGGACCCGGACACCTGCGGCTGCGGCGGATGCTGGCGGGCGCTTTCACCGTCCGCCGGCTCCAGGAAATGCGGCCTCGGATCGAGAAGATCGTCGCCGAGCACCTGGACGCGATGCAGGAGTCGGGTCCGGTGGCGGATCTCGTGCAGGCGTACGCGCTGCCCATCCCCTCACTCGTGATCTGCGAACTGCTCGGCGTCCCCTACGCCGACCGCGCCGACTTCCAGCACCGCAGCGCGGTTCTGCTCGACGCCACCCGTACCCAGCAGGAACAGTTCGCCAACTACGCCGCCATGCACGCCTACATGGCCGAGCTCGTCGCCCGGTTGCGCGCCGAGCCCGGCACCGGGGTGCTCGGCGAGGTGATCGGCAAGCACGGCGACGAGATCACCGACGAGGAACTGGTCGGCTTCGGCAACCTGCTCCTCATCGCCGGGCACGAAACGACGTCGACCATGATCGCGCTCGGCGCGCTGGCCCTGCTGCAGAATCCCGGACAACTGGCCGCTGTCCGCGACGACGAAGACGTGGCGACCAGTTCGATCGAGGAACTGCTGCGTCACCTTTCCCCCGTCACCTACCTCGACCGGCGCGCCACGGCGGACGTGGACGTCAACGGTCACCGGATCGCCACCGGCGAGTGGCTGTCGCTGTCGGTCCTGGCCGCCAATCACGATCCCGCACTGGTCGGCGGGAACGCCGGGCTCGACGTGCACCGCAAACCCGTGCCCCACCTGGCCTTCGGCTTCGGCGCCCACCAGTGCCTCGGCCAGCAGCTGGCCCGCATCGAACTGAAGGCGGCACTGCCCGCGCTGCTGCGCCGGTTCCCGGAGCTGCGCCTGGCCGTGCCGTCCGAACGGATCGAGTTCCGGACCTTCTCCCCGATCCACGGCGTCACTTCACTGCCGGTGACCTGGTGA
- a CDS encoding helix-turn-helix transcriptional regulator, producing MDNRQEIREFLSSRRAKITPEQAGLPAGSKRRVPGLRRSEVAMLADVSVEYYAKLERGNLAGVSPSVLDAVARALHLDDAERAHLLALARTADGTSAILRRRPNSKQWTPRRSLQWVLDAVTDGPAFVRNGRMDLLAANRLARAFYSEVYASPQQPPNIARFQFLDPASRRFYPDWGFFADVCVEILHIEAGRNPHDKGLHDLVGELSTRSEEFRTRWGAHNVRHHGSGSKTFHHPVVGTLTLAYEGLELAAEPGLTLTIYTAEPGSPSDEALRLLSSWAATQEAEDSPVDSQ from the coding sequence GTGGACAATCGCCAGGAAATCCGCGAGTTCCTCTCCTCGCGGCGGGCCAAGATCACCCCCGAGCAAGCCGGGCTCCCCGCGGGGAGCAAGCGGCGGGTGCCGGGCCTGCGGCGCAGCGAGGTCGCCATGCTGGCCGATGTCAGCGTCGAGTACTACGCCAAGCTCGAACGCGGGAACCTCGCCGGTGTCTCGCCGTCCGTGCTCGACGCGGTCGCGCGGGCGCTGCACCTCGACGATGCCGAGCGGGCCCACCTGCTCGCTTTGGCCCGCACCGCCGATGGCACGAGCGCGATCCTGCGACGCCGGCCGAACAGCAAGCAGTGGACCCCGCGCCGCAGCCTGCAATGGGTCCTCGACGCGGTGACCGACGGACCCGCGTTCGTCCGCAACGGACGGATGGACCTGCTGGCCGCGAACCGGCTCGCGCGAGCGTTCTACTCCGAGGTCTACGCGAGCCCGCAGCAGCCGCCGAACATCGCCCGGTTCCAGTTCCTCGACCCCGCTTCCCGCCGGTTCTACCCGGACTGGGGCTTCTTCGCCGACGTCTGCGTCGAAATCCTGCACATCGAAGCCGGCCGCAATCCGCACGACAAGGGGCTGCACGACCTGGTCGGGGAACTGTCGACCCGCAGCGAGGAATTCCGCACGCGATGGGGCGCCCACAACGTCCGCCACCACGGCAGCGGATCGAAGACCTTCCACCACCCGGTCGTCGGCACGCTCACCCTCGCCTACGAAGGCCTCGAACTGGCCGCCGAGCCGGGGCTGACCCTCACCATCTACACCGCCGAACCCGGCTCGCCGTCGGATGAGGCGCTGCGGTTGCTGTCCTCCTGGGCGGCGACGCAAGAAGCCGAGGACTCCCCTGTGGACAGTCAGTAG
- a CDS encoding MFS transporter, whose protein sequence is MHTGTTPGKLPAVVWVLAAGTFLMGTTEFVIAGLLPEIAGDLGVGVSRAGLLITAFATGMIIGSPAMALATLRLPRRHTLVLALAVFSLGHVVAALSGSFAVVLAARVVTALATGAFWAVGFVVATAAAGPNSTRAIGVMMGGLTLANVIGVPIGSFAGQLTGWRGPFWALAALSALAAAVIGRFIPTRAQHTEVSVRAELGALRQSRLWLALAAAMLIMGGVLATYSYLTPLLTGRAGIPAAVVPLALVAFGAGALGGTTAGGRLGDRRPMATTITAAGATAVVLLLLIPLSASPAAAVVLVFLMPLTGFTVNPVVTALAVRFAGGAPTLTSALSTSAFNTGIAAGTAIAATALDSPLGLVGPPLVGAVGAALTLLPLAALATGARRAKRREADHEDEQVAALC, encoded by the coding sequence ATGCACACCGGGACCACTCCCGGCAAGCTTCCCGCCGTCGTGTGGGTGCTCGCCGCCGGCACGTTCCTGATGGGGACCACCGAGTTCGTCATCGCCGGCCTCCTGCCGGAAATCGCCGGAGACCTCGGCGTCGGCGTCTCGCGGGCCGGTCTGCTGATCACCGCCTTCGCCACCGGCATGATCATCGGCTCCCCTGCCATGGCCCTGGCCACCCTGCGGCTGCCGCGGCGCCACACCCTGGTCCTGGCGCTCGCGGTGTTCAGCCTCGGCCACGTCGTCGCGGCCCTCAGTGGCTCCTTCGCGGTCGTCCTCGCCGCCCGCGTCGTCACCGCGCTGGCGACCGGGGCGTTCTGGGCCGTCGGGTTCGTCGTCGCCACCGCCGCGGCCGGCCCGAACTCCACCCGGGCCATCGGCGTCATGATGGGCGGCCTGACCCTGGCCAACGTCATCGGCGTGCCGATCGGCTCCTTCGCCGGCCAGCTCACCGGGTGGCGCGGGCCGTTCTGGGCCCTGGCCGCGCTCTCCGCGCTCGCCGCCGCGGTCATCGGGCGGTTCATCCCCACCCGTGCACAGCACACCGAAGTGTCCGTCCGGGCCGAACTGGGGGCCCTGCGCCAGAGCCGGCTGTGGCTGGCGCTCGCCGCGGCGATGCTGATCATGGGCGGGGTCCTGGCCACCTACAGCTACCTGACCCCGTTGCTGACCGGGCGCGCCGGCATCCCGGCGGCCGTCGTCCCGCTGGCCCTCGTCGCGTTCGGCGCCGGCGCCCTCGGCGGAACCACCGCCGGCGGCCGCCTCGGCGACCGCCGCCCCATGGCCACCACCATCACCGCGGCCGGGGCCACCGCCGTGGTCCTGCTCCTGCTGATCCCGCTGTCCGCCAGTCCCGCCGCGGCCGTGGTCCTGGTCTTCCTGATGCCGCTGACCGGGTTCACCGTCAACCCCGTCGTCACCGCGCTCGCCGTCCGCTTCGCCGGCGGCGCGCCGACGCTGACCTCGGCGCTGAGCACCTCGGCGTTCAACACCGGCATCGCCGCGGGGACCGCCATCGCGGCCACCGCGCTGGACTCGCCCCTCGGGCTGGTCGGCCCACCCCTGGTCGGGGCGGTCGGCGCCGCCCTGACGCTGCTGCCCCTCGCCGCCCTCGCGACCGGTGCCCGGCGCGCGAAACGGCGGGAAGCCGACCATGAGGACGAGCAGGTGGCCGCGCTGTGCTGA
- a CDS encoding xanthine dehydrogenase family protein subunit M, whose product MEPFAYTEVRDVRAAVAAGRRGGRFIAGGTTLVDLMRETVERPGTLVDIGALPLTAISPAPGGGVRIGALVRMADAAADPRVRAAFPVVSQALELSASPQLRNMATIGGNIMQRTRCPYFRDVTARCNKRAPGSGCAALDGYNRSHAILGGSEACVATHPSDVAVAFAALEARVHLQGPDGDRSVSFADFLLRPGSTPDREQALRPGELITAVELPALPGPPRSGYLKVRDRQSYEFALTSAAVALSIRDGVIRAAKVAAGGVGTVPWKLTAVERHLLGKRPSDSLWAEAAQRAADGARPLRHNGFKVELLKRTVERQLRVVGGTR is encoded by the coding sequence ATGGAACCCTTCGCCTACACCGAAGTGCGCGATGTCCGGGCGGCCGTCGCGGCCGGTCGGCGCGGTGGTCGCTTCATCGCCGGCGGCACGACGCTGGTCGACCTGATGCGCGAGACCGTGGAACGCCCCGGCACGCTGGTCGACATCGGCGCGCTGCCGCTCACCGCCATCTCCCCTGCCCCCGGCGGTGGCGTGCGGATCGGCGCGCTGGTGCGGATGGCCGACGCCGCCGCGGATCCGCGGGTGCGCGCCGCCTTTCCGGTGGTCTCGCAGGCGCTGGAGCTGAGCGCGTCCCCGCAGCTGCGCAACATGGCCACCATCGGCGGCAACATCATGCAGCGGACCCGCTGCCCCTACTTCCGGGACGTGACCGCCCGCTGCAACAAGCGCGCGCCCGGTTCGGGATGTGCCGCCCTCGACGGCTACAACCGGAGCCACGCGATCCTCGGCGGCTCCGAAGCGTGCGTCGCGACGCACCCCTCCGATGTCGCGGTCGCGTTCGCCGCTCTGGAGGCCAGAGTGCACCTGCAGGGACCGGACGGCGACCGCAGCGTTTCCTTCGCCGACTTCCTCCTGCGGCCGGGCAGCACTCCGGACCGGGAACAGGCCCTGCGGCCCGGTGAGCTGATCACCGCCGTCGAGCTCCCGGCACTCCCGGGCCCGCCGCGGTCGGGGTACCTCAAGGTGCGCGACCGGCAGAGCTACGAGTTCGCCCTGACCTCGGCCGCGGTCGCCCTGTCGATCCGGGACGGGGTCATCCGCGCGGCGAAGGTCGCCGCCGGCGGCGTCGGCACCGTTCCGTGGAAGCTCACCGCCGTCGAACGGCACCTGCTCGGCAAGCGGCCGTCGGACTCGCTGTGGGCCGAGGCCGCGCAGCGAGCGGCGGACGGCGCCCGTCCGTTGCGGCACAACGGTTTCAAGGTCGAGTTGCTCAAGCGCACGGTCGAACGCCAGCTGCGCGTCGTGGGAGGCACCCGATGA
- a CDS encoding zinc-dependent alcohol dehydrogenase family protein encodes MRGAVIHAPGDVRFEQLDDPKIQQPTDAIIRTVVTCVCGSDLWPYRGVEPIGDPHPMGHEYVGIVEEVGSEVTSVKPGQFVVGSFATSDNSCANCRNGWQSACLHREFMSTCQADHVRIPNAQGTLVATPEHPDQKFLPGLLAVSDVLGTGWYAALAAEVKPGSTAVVVGDGAVGLCGVIAAKELGAGRIIAMSRHESRQKLATRFGATDIVTERGDDGVTAIKDLTGGIGADAVLECVGTAESMKQALHATRPGGNVGFVGVPHDVQIAGEELFFSHVGLRGGPAPVRRFLPGLIDRVLSGRIDPGPVFDLTLPLDQVAEGYRAMDERRAIKALLTP; translated from the coding sequence ATGCGCGGAGCCGTCATCCACGCTCCCGGCGACGTCCGCTTCGAGCAGCTCGACGACCCGAAGATCCAGCAGCCGACCGACGCGATCATCCGCACCGTCGTCACCTGCGTGTGCGGCTCGGACCTGTGGCCCTACCGCGGCGTCGAACCGATCGGCGACCCGCACCCGATGGGCCACGAATACGTCGGCATCGTCGAAGAGGTCGGCAGCGAGGTCACGTCGGTCAAGCCCGGCCAGTTCGTGGTCGGCTCCTTCGCCACCTCCGACAACAGCTGCGCGAACTGCCGCAACGGCTGGCAGTCCGCCTGCCTGCACCGCGAATTCATGAGCACCTGCCAGGCCGACCACGTCCGCATCCCCAACGCCCAGGGCACCCTCGTCGCCACCCCCGAGCACCCGGACCAGAAGTTCCTGCCCGGCCTGCTCGCCGTCTCCGACGTCCTGGGCACCGGCTGGTACGCCGCCCTCGCCGCCGAGGTCAAGCCCGGCTCGACCGCCGTCGTGGTCGGTGACGGCGCGGTCGGGCTCTGCGGCGTCATCGCCGCCAAAGAACTCGGCGCCGGGCGCATCATCGCCATGAGCCGCCACGAATCCCGGCAAAAGCTCGCCACCCGGTTCGGCGCGACCGACATCGTCACCGAACGCGGCGACGACGGCGTCACCGCCATCAAGGACCTCACCGGCGGCATCGGCGCCGACGCCGTCCTCGAGTGCGTCGGCACCGCCGAATCCATGAAGCAGGCCCTGCACGCGACACGGCCCGGCGGCAACGTCGGATTCGTCGGCGTCCCGCACGACGTGCAGATCGCGGGCGAAGAGCTGTTCTTCTCCCACGTCGGCCTGCGCGGCGGCCCGGCGCCCGTGCGCCGCTTCCTGCCCGGCCTGATCGACCGGGTCCTCTCCGGCCGCATCGACCCGGGTCCGGTCTTCGACCTGACGCTGCCCCTGGACCAGGTCGCCGAAGGCTACCGGGCCATGGACGAGCGGCGCGCCATCAAGGCCCTGCTCACCCCCTGA